From Candidatus Methylomirabilis lanthanidiphila:
AGATCCCGGCGTGTCTGTGGTTCATTGCCCGCGACCGCAAGGACGGCAAGTTCCGTGACCGCCGCGGCCACGTGCTCTTCATCGACGCCCGCAAGCTCGGCCGCATGGTGGACCGCACACACCGCGAGCTGACCGACGAGGACATCGCCCGCATCGCCGACACCTACCACACCTGGCGCAATGTAGGGGTGGACCCCCGTGGCCACCCGGATTCAGGGCAACCACAGGGGGTTGCCCCTACGTATGTCGATATTCCAGGATTTTGCAAATCCGCCACGCTGGAGGAAATCCGCAAACACGGCCACGTCCTTACGCCCGGCCGCTACGTCGGCGCCGAAGCGCAAGAAGACGACGGCGAACCGTTCGATGACAAGATGAAGCGGCTGGTCGCAACGCTTCGCGAGCAGCAGACCGAGGCGTTGAAGCTGGATGCCGCCATCACAGCTAACCTGAAGGAGCTTGGGTATGACGCTTGAGCAATTACTCAAGGACGAGCGCGACGCCATCCTGCGCATTGCAGTCAGACACGGCGCGTACAATATTCGGGTGTTTGGGTCCGCTGCTCGCGGCGAAGCTCTGGAGGACAGCGATATTGATCTTCTCGTCGAGTTCGAACCGGGCCGAAGCCTTCTAGACCACACTGCCCTGGTGCTGGAACTCGAGGAACTCCTTGGACGCAAGGTAGATGTCGTTACGGAGAAGGGTCTCTACTGGCTCCTTCGCCGACGGATCCTCAAGGAAGCCCGAGCGCTATGACCAAGGACCCGCGCGTCTACCTTGCCCACATCCTGGAGTGCATTCAGAAGATCGAACGGTTCACTGCAGACGGGGAGGACCGCTTCCTTGCGGACGCAATGGTCCAGGACGCGGTCCTGCGGAACTTCGAGGTCATCGGCGAAGCCACCAAGCGGCTGGATGACGCCTACCGGACGACCCACCCGGAGATCCCTTGGCGCGCTGTTGCCGGTCTCCGAGATGTTCTCATCCATCAGTACGAAGGCGTCGAACTAGAGCGGGTCTGGGCCATTGTAGAGAGAGAATTACCGGGCCTTAGAGCGGCGATCGCCGCCCTCTTGCCGCCCCTGGAGCAACTTGAGCGGGAATTGGCGGGAGAGGAAGAACCGCCGCAGAAGAACAAATGAGCGTGCGACCGCTGTCGGCGCAACTCCTCGCGCAGCAGGTCGAGGCCGCGAAGTTGGACAAGGTGATCGTACGTAACCTTAAGGGTCTCGAGTTCGGCGGCAACGTCTGTGGAAACGAATGCATCCGATCTGACATTTATTCAGCGTTGCGTCCGTAGAGGTCGGCTTTTTGCGAAGGAAGAAGTCATGAAATGTCACATCTGCGACGGTGAAGTCAAAGGGGCGACATCCGACATGCCCTTCAAGCTCGAAGCGAACCGGATTGTCATCTTCAAGAACCTGCCGGTGCTCCAATGTGATCAGTGCGGGGAATACCTGCTTGAAGACGCCGTCATGAAGCGGGTGGAGGAAATGCTCGACCGCATTGATGCTTCGGCGGAGCTGGAAATTGTGCGCTACGCGGCGTAACGGAAGCCGTTCAAGGAGCAGATAAAGGGCAAATTGGAGGAAGATTGCGATGAACTCTGGTGCGCGCATCGCCATTGTCGATGCCGTCTGCGACGTGGAACAGAGCGAGCAGCCCTTTGGCAAGCGCTGGCGACAGGAAGAAGTTGTTCTGAACGCCGAGCATCTTGCAGCATTGCGGGAGGGCAAGATCCTGGCGCTGGACGTGCAGGAGGAATACGTGATGTTCGTGAAGCTCGACCCCGCCATCGCCGCCAACCTGAAGGAGCTTGGGTATGGCGGGTGAGTGGAAGCAGCATGAGGTCAGCCGGTTGATCGACCAGGGCACGCTCTTCATCGGCGATGGCTACCGTGCCAAGAACGAGGAGCTCACGACTTCCGGCTTGCCCTTTGCCCGCGCCGGGAACGTCAACGGCGGCTTTCAGTTCAACGATGCCGATCACTTCCCCGAAGAGAACCTCGCGCGAGTCGGCAACAAGGTTAGCCAGCCCGGCGATGTTGTATTCACCTCGAAGGGGACCGTCGGACGCTTTGCCTTCGTGCGCCCGGACACAGCACGATTCGTTTACTCGCCGCAGCTCTGCTTTTGGCGTTCTCTTGATCCGAGCCTGATCGAGCCTCGCTTCCTCTTCTACTGGATGTTCGGGCGAGAGTTTTTCGTTCAGTTCAAAGGCGTCGCCGGGCAGACCGATATGGCCGAGTACGTAAGCCTGACCGATCAGCGGCGTATGCACATCATCCTTCCGCCACCGGATGAACAACGCGCCATCGCTCAGATCCTCGGCACACTGGACGACAAGATCGAGCTGAACCGGCGGATGAGCGAGACGCTGGAGGCGATGGCGCGGGCGCTCTTCAAGTCGTGGTTCATTGATTTCGATCCCGTCCGTGCCCGTAGGGGCGACCCCCCGTGGTCGCCTAATGGATGGGCAGGCACGGGGGCCTGCCCCTACATTAGGCCGACGATTCTCGACCTCTTCCCAGACCGCTTCGAGGACTCCGATCTGGGCGGGATTCCGGCGGGGTGGGAGGTGAAGCCGTTACCCGAGGCCATCGAGGTCAACCCGACGCGACCGCTACGGAAGGGAGAGATCGCGCCCTATCTCGACATGGCGAACATGCTTACGCGAGGCCATTCCCCCGATGAGGTGGTCGATCGGCCCTTTGGGTCGGGTATGCGATTCGTGAACGGGGACACCTTGGTCGCACGCATCACGCCGTGCTTGGAGAATGGAAAGACCGCCTTCGTGGACTTCCTGACGGACGGCCAAGTCGGCTGGGGGTCCACCGAGTACATCGTCTTGCGCCCGAAGCCGCCCCTGCCAGCAGAGTTTGCGTACTGCCTCGCGCGCAGCAATGGGTTCCGCGACTTCGCCATTCAGAGCATGACGGGTTCCAGCGGGCGGCAGCGGGTGCCCGCGGAGTCGCTCGCCCACTTCCGGTTGGTAGCGGTGTCCAAGCCCATTGCGGAGTTGTTTGGACGACTGGTCAAGCCGCTCTTCGCGCGAGCAGGTGATGCGGTCAAAGAGTCTCGTTCTCTCGCCGCCCTGCGCGACACGCTGCTGCCCAAGCTCATCTCCGGCGAGCTGCGCGTTACCGCGGCTGAGGCGGGGGTCGCATGATCGACCCCATCCAGTCCCTCGCGTTCTCGATCCAGGCCAATCGCGGCGTCTATGCGGTGTTGCTCGGTTCGGGAGTATCTCGGGCCGCGAAAATTCCAACAGGCTGGGAAATTACTCTTGATCTTGTCCGAAAGCTCGCCGAGGTCTCAGGCGAGCCATGCGACCCATCACCAGAGCAATGGTACCGAGAAAAATTCGGGCGAGATCCTGACTACTCTGCAGTACTGGACGCAATAGCAAAGACTCCCGCTGAACGTCAGCAGCTATTGCGTGGCTATTGGGAAACGACGGAACAAGAGCGGGAAGAGGGGGCAAAACAACCGACGATAGCGCACCGAGCAGTTGCGTCCCTGGCTGTGCAGGGATTCGTGAAGGTCATCATCACGACCAACTTTGATCGGCTCATGGAAACCGCATTGGTGGACGTTGGAATCGCACCCACCATTTTGAGCACGCCCGACCAGGTGCATGGAGCATTGCCGCTCATTCACACGCGTTGTTGCATATTCAAGGTGCATGGCGATTATCTCGATACTCGTATTCGTAACACGCCCCAAGAGCTTTCCACTTACCCTGCCGAGTTCGACACGCTGCTTGACCGGATATTTGATGAGTTTGGTCTTATCGTGTGTGGTTGGTCGGCGGATTGGGATGAGGCGCTTCGTAACGCCCTGCTGCGTGCACCTTCCCGGCGTTTTGCAACCTATTGGGCAGTGCGAGGCGAGCCAAGCCAGGCGATACAACAGCTCATTGCCCATCGGGGTGCGCAAGTAGTCCCAATCCGGGATGCCGATTCTTTCTTTCAGTCGGTTCAGCAACAGGTCCAATCCCTTGAGGAGTTCTCGCGTCCCCATCCGCTTTCGACCGAGGCTGCGGTCGCAAGCCTGAAGCGTTACTTAACCGAACCTCGCTTTCGCATCCAGCTTGCCGATCTGGTTGGTGATGAGGTTGAGCGTATTGTCGAAGGCACGTTAGGGGAGAAGTTTGCCGTACAGGGTGGACCCGCTCCCGATAATGCGTCAGCTACTTCTCGCGTACGGGCCTACGAGGCCGCCTGCAAAACCCTGTTGGCGATGGCTCCTATTGGCGGATTCTGGGTAGAAGAACAGCATTACTACATCTGGCAGAGTACTTTAGATCGGTTATCCTCCGTGAAGTCGGGAGGTGGTTCCACGCTGTGGTTGGAGTTGCAGCGATACCCCGCCACGCTGTTTTTGTACGCCTTGGGTCTCGGTGCGATCGAGGCAGGCCATCTACGGTTCCTCGGCCGCCTGTTTGCTACCCATGTTCATCGCGAAAACCGCGAGGACATTCCGGCGGTTCAGTTGCTTCCGCCGTTCTGTCTTTTCGAGTATGGTAGGGAACAAGCGTTTCGTCTTCTCGAAGGCATGGATAGACGTTATGCCCCACTGAATGACCGGCTCCACGAGACTCTGCGTGAACCCGTCAAACGCCTAATACCGAACGATAGCCGATACACGCTTGTGTTCGACAAGCTAGAGATTCTCATGGCGTTGGGTTATGCAGATCACGCCAAGCGAACCAAGGACCGATACTGGGCTCCACCAGGGGCATATGGTTATCGCAGGGAAAACAGGACTCGCGTCATGCAAGAGATTCAGGACTCGATCTCCAGTATGGGAGACCAATCCCCGTTTGTGCGGAGCGGTATCTTCGGAGACTCGGCTGAGGCGTGCGCTCAGGCGATTTCCGCCTTTGGCGAGTTCGTAGAAGAGTTGAGCCGGGCATGGCGGTGAGTACAACTATGCTTGATCATCAATTCAACCTGAACGTGGCCCGATGAGCCGTTTCACTGAATTCGTCGTCGAAAAGGCCGCGCTCGCCTGGCTGGAAGCCATCTGCTGGCGCGTCGCTCACGGCCCCGACATCATGTCGATCGAGTTGCGGGTGAAGGACGCGGAGAAGATGGTGGGGGTCGCGCTATGACTTCCAGGGAGATGCCGTTCGACCAGATCGGGTATTGGTCGGAAGTAAAGATCGACATCATCAAAGAGTACGCCGCTGCCTACTCGAAGATCCTTGGTGCTCAAAAGAGCCCGAGCCTCTACCACGTTTACATCGACGCCTTCGCGGGTGCAGGCCTCCATGTCTCGAAAACCTCGGGCGGATTTGTTCCGGGGAGTCCCCTGAACGCCCTGTTGGTCCAGCCACCGTTTCGAGAATACCATTTCATCGACCTCGATAAGCAGAAGGTTGCCACGCTGGAGGCGTTAGCCAAAGAGCGACAGGATGTCCGCATCTATCACGGAGACTGCAACCGCGTCCTTCTCGATAGCGTGTTGCCGCAAGTTAAATGGGAAGCGTACCGCCGCGCGCTCTGCATCTTGGACCCGTACGGCTTGCACCTCGACTGGAAAGTCATTACGGAGGTCGGCCGCATGCGGTCGGTCGAGATCTTCTTGAATTTCCCCGTCGCCGACATCAACCGCAATGTTCTCTGGCGGGACCGCAGGGGAGTCTCACCTGAGCAAACGCGGCGTATGAACCGGTTCTGGGGGGACGATTCTTGGAAGCAGGTTGCCTACACGTCTTCATTGCAAACCGAGCTGTGGGGTCCTCCAGCGGAGGAAAAAGCGTCGAATGAGGCCATGGCCGAGGCCTTTCGTAAACGCCTCAAAGAAGGCGCCGGTTTTAGTAATGTTCCAAAGCCGATCGCGATGCGCAACACACAGAACGCCGTTGTCTACTATCTCTACTTCGCGTCGCACAAGCCCGTTGCTGAGGATATCGTTCAAGACGTCTTCGCAAAATATTGCGACCGAGGAGCCACGTGATGTCACAATCGTCCATCGAATGGACCGAATCCACCTGGAACCCACTGACCGGCTGTACCAAGGTAAACCCCGGTTGCAAGTTTTGCTATGCCGAACGGATGACCAATCAGTCGCTGCGGGAGCGGTTTCACCTCGGGGAGGACAAGGCCGCGATTGCATCGCAGATTATTGCAGCGACGATTGAAGCGGGATTGATCAAGGCGGACGAAAGCGTCGGCGGGTCGAGGAAATTTGCACGTTACCTGCCCTTCTGGGCCTAATTTTTATTTAAGAGCCAGCTGACAGAGAATAAGGTCCTGAACACAAAAGCGTTATTTAACAATAGGTTGCTTATTTAAGGCTTTCCCCGCGGGGGCGGGAAAATGACCTCATTTACTGAATCCGTCATCGAAGACGCCGCCCTCGGCTGGAGCGCCAAACGCGGCCTCGGGATCGCAGCGGGAGAGACTGTCGCTGAACGGATTATAGGATTGTCTCTATGACCGACAACCTTTCAGATTTTCTCGTGTTTGTTGATGAGAGCGGGGATCATGGGTTGGAGGCCATCGATAAGGATTACCCATTGTTTGTGTTGGCCTTCTGTATCATTCAGAAGCGCGAATATGTCGAACGCCTCACTCCCGCTCTTCAAGCATTTAAACTGAAACATTTCGGCCACGATAATGTGGTGCTCCATGAGCGGGAGATTCGGAAAGACATCGGCGACTTTGCCTTTCTGAAAACGTCGGCACGGAAAGAGGCGTTTTCCAATGAACTGGCCGACATTGTGGCTGCAACTCACTTTACGTTGGTCTGTACGGTTATCCGCAAGGAGCTTCTCAAATTGCGGTACACCAAACCGGAGAATCCCTACCACGTGGCGCTTGGGTTTGGACTCGAACGGGTATCGTACTACCTCAAGTCTCAGGGGGTCGGAACGTCGGTCACGCACGTTCTCGTGGAGCGGCGTGGAAGAAAAGAAGATGCTGAGCTTGAGCTTGAATTTCGTCGAGTGTGCGATGGCGGGAATTATTCGGGCGAACGGTTATCCTTTTCGATGTCATTCGTCCATAAGCAAGCGAACTCTCCCGGCCTGCAATTGGCCGACCTTGTGGCTCGTCCAGTAGGGCTCAGTGTTCTTCGGCCTACTCAACCGAATCGTGCGTTTCAGATTCTTGAGGACAAGTTTTACCGAAATGCTCAAGGCAAGCGGGACGGATGGGGGCTCAAATGCTTTCCCTGAAAACAAAAGGCCCCGACGAATCCGCCGAGGCCTCTTGCCGACCAGGAATCCCCAGTCCAATAGCTCTTTCCTGGAATTAAGATATACTGTCTTAGTCGGCTTCGTCAAGAACAATCTTGACCGGCCGTGCATGGGAGTGTTTGTGTATAGCCAATCGTGAGGCTGAAGTTTCCGAAAACGGGTTGGTAAAAAAGGAAGACGCCGTGTCGGAGGTTGCCCTCACGATCCTGCTAGTAACGGCGCAGTCACGGCGTAACTGCACTTTACGACTACAAGAGATGGATGTCAAGCTTAAATGATGATGCTGTATAAACTAAACCTATGAGCGCCTTCACTGAATCCGTTGTTGAAGAAGCTGCCCTTGCCTGGCTCGACAGCCTCGGTTGGACGGTCCGGCATGGTGTGGAGATCGCACCGGGCGAGCTGTGGGTGAGGGGTACGATGTGCTTCCTGAAGGAAAGCGGTTCATGAACCGCGCCGACATGGGTCGGGCGACCACGGGGGGTCGCCCCTACAACCATGCAACCCATCGCCGCCGATCGATTCGCCTGAAGGACTACGACTATTCCCAGGCCGGGGCGTATTTCGTCACCATCTGCATGCAGGACCGGGTCTGCCTGTTCGGGGAGGTAGTGGAAGGGAAGATGCGGTTGAATGAGGCCGGGCGGATGGTGCACGCAGTTTGTGAAGAATTGCCCGTGTTCTATCCTGGCGTGGACATCGACGCATTCGCCGTCATGCCCAATCATATCCACGGCGTTATCGTCCTCACAGGTGCGGATATGGTAGGGGCGACCCCCTGTGGTCGCCCTGATGCAGGGCAGGCGCAGGGGCCTGCCCCTACACGGTTGTCGTTGCCGGATGTGGTGCATCGATTCAAGACCCTGACGACGAAACGGTACGCTGACGCGGTTAGGGATCACGGTTGGCCGCCGTTCGCAAGGCGTCTTTGGCAACACAACTACTACGAACACATCATCCGTAACGAAGCATCGTTGAATCGCATCCGGCAATATATCGTTGACAATCCAGCACGGTGGGCGTTCGATCGCGACAACCCCGATGCCGTTACGCCGGAATTAGAGGACAGATGGCGGACCTAAGGGAATCCACAGTCGAAGATGCCGCCCTCTCGTGGCTTGAGAGCCTCGGTTGGACGGTCAAGCACGGCCTGGATATCGCGCCTGGGGTGCTATTTGCCGAGCGGACGGACTACGGGCAGGTGGTGCTCGCCCAGCGACTGCGCGATGCGTTGGCGCGGCTCAACCCGGAGCTTCCCGCCGAGGCCCTGGACGACGCCTTTCGTAAGTTCGCTCGGCTTGAAGGGCCAACGCTTGAGGCGCGCAACCGCACGCTCCATCGGCTGCTTATTGAAGGTTTCCCGGTGGAATACCTTCAACCCTCACTCCGGCCCTCTCCCAGTGGGAGAGGGGGGAGCGAAGCGGAGGGTGAGGGTTCGCGTCTGACTTACCGGATCGCGAAAGTCATCGATTTTGAGAATCCAGACGCGAATGACTGGCTTGCGGTGAACCAGTTTACGGTTTCGGAGAATAAGCATACGCGCAGGCCGGATATCGTGCTGTTCGTCAACGGTTTGCCGCTTGCCGTCATCGAGCTGAAGAATCCCACCGACGAGGAGGCGACGATCTGGACGGCTTTCAAGCAACTCCAGACCTACAAGGCCGAACTTCCCACCCTCTTTGCGTTCAACGGACTGCTGATCATCTCCGATGGCGTCGAAGCTCGGATCGGCACGCTTACCGCCGGCCGCGAGTGGTTCAAGCCCTGGCGGACGGTCTCGGGCGAGAGCCTGGCGGAATCTCACCTGCTCGAGCTTCAGATACTGATTGAGGGTGTCTGTGACCAGCAGCGGTTCCTCGACATGGTCCGCGACTTCATTGTGTTCGAGGACGATGGGAGCGGCGCCCTCATGAAGAAGATGGCCGGGTATCACCAGTTCCACGCCGTCCAAGTCGCGGTCCAGGAGACCTTGCGCGCGGCGCGGCTCCAGGCGGAAATGACCGGTGTGACCCAGGGCACCGGTAGATACGAGACCGGGAGGTACCCCGGCGGCGAGCCTGGCGACCGGCGCGTGGGTGTGGTGTGGCACACGCAGGGTTCGGGTAAGAGCCTGACCATGGCCTTCTACGCCGGCCGCATCATCCGCGAGCCGGCGATGGAGAATCCGACGCTCGTCGTGCTTACGGACCGGAACGACCTGGACGACCAGCTCTTCGGGACCTTCTCGCGCTGTAAGGACCTACTGCGCCAACCGCCGGTCCAGGCCGAGAGTCGAGCACACTTACGCGAGTTGCTCTCGGTTGCCGCGGGCGGTGTGGTGTTCACCACGATCCAGAAGTTCATGCCTGACGTAGGGGCAGGCCCCCGTGCCTATCCTTATTCTGGGCAACCACAGGGGGTTGCCCCTACCTTGTCGGACCGGCGCAACATCGTGGTCATTGCCGATGAGGCGCACCGCAGCCAGTACGACTTCATCGACGGCTTCGCGCGGCACATGCGCGACGCGCTGCCGCACGCCTCGTTTATTGGCTTTACCGGCACGCCCATCGAGCTGCAGGACGCCAACACGCGGGCGGTGTTCGGCGACTACATCAGCGTCTACGACATCCAGCGTGCGGTTCAGGACGGGGCGACCGTCCCGATCTACTACGAGAGCCGTCTGGCGAAGCTCGCGCTGGATGAAGCGGAGCGTCCGAAGATCGATCCGGAGTTCGAGGAAGTCACCGAGGGGGAGGAGGTCGAGCGTAAGGAAAAGCTCAAGACCAAATGGGCGCAGCTCGAAGCCATCGTCGGCGCCGAGAAGCGCCTGAAGATCGTCGCGCAGGACATCGTCGAGCACTTTGAGAAGCGGCTCGAAGCCATGGACGGCAAGGCGATGATCGTCTGTATGAGCCGCCGCATCTGCGTCGAACTGTACAGCGAACTCGTCCGGCTTCGTCCTAACTGGGCGCACGATGACGACGACAAGGGTGCGATCAAGGTCGTGATGACCGGTTCCGCGTCCGATCCTCCGGACTGGCAGCCCCACATCCGCAACAAGCCGCGGCGCGAGGCGCTCGCCAACCGGTTCCGAGATGCCGCTAACCTGCTCCGGATCGTGCTCGTGCGCGATATGTGGCTCACCGGCTTCGACGCGCCGAGCCTGCACACGATGTACGTGGACAAACCGATGCGCGGCCACGGACTGATGCAGGCGATCGCGCGGGTGAACCGGGTCTTTCGCGACAAGCCTGGCGGACTGGTAGTGGACTATCTGGGGCTCGCTCACGAGCTGAAGGCGGCGCTCGCCACCTACACCGAGAGCGGGGGCACGGGGCGCACGGCGCTCGACCAGAACGAGGCCGTGGCTGTCATGCTGGAGAAGTATGAAGTGTGCTGCGGCCTCTTCGGTCCGATCACAACGCCAACCGGCGTCGTGGGGGGCTTCGACCGGTCGAAGTGGAAGACGGGCACGCCGCAAGAGCGGCTGGGCCTGTTGCCGGCGGCACAGGAGCACATTCTACGCCAGGAGAACGGCAAGGACCGATGCCTTCTGGCCGTGCGCAAGCTGTCGCAGGCCTTCGCGCTGGCCGTACCGCACGAGGAGGCGCTGCGAATCCGGGACGACGTGGCCTTTTTCCAGGCTGTGCAGGCCGTCCTCGCCAAGCGCGCGCCGGGCGAGACCCGCCCCGAGGAGGAGTTGGACCATGCGGTCCGCCAGATCATCTCGCGCGCCGTAGCCCCTGAAGGCGTAGTGGACATCTTCGCCGCGGCGGGACTCCAGAAGCCCGATATCTCGATCCTCTCCGACGAGTTCCTGGCTGAAGTGCGCGGCATGCCGCAGCGCAACCTCGCTGTGGAGCTGCTCCAGAAGCTGCTCAAGGGCGAGATCGGCATCCGCCGCCGGAAGAACGTTGTTCAGGCCAGGTCCTTTGCCGAGATGCTGGAGCAGACGATTCGCCGATATCAGAACCGCGCCATCGAGGCGGCGCAGGTTATCGAGGAGTTGATCCAGCTCGCGAAGGAGATGCGGGAAGCGAACGCTAGAGGCGAGGCTCTGGGCTTGAGCGAGGATGAACTGGCCTTCTATGACGCGCTGGAGACGAACGATAGCGCGGTCAAGGTGCTTGGTGACGAGACCCTCCGCGCGATCGCGCGCGAGCTGGTCGAGACGGTACGCAACAACGTCACGATCGACTGGACCCTGCGCGAGAACGTCCGCGCCCAGTTACGGGTACTCGTCAAACGCATCCTGCGCAAGCATGGCTACCCGCCGGACAAGCAGGAGAAGGCAACGCAGACGGTGCTGGAGCAGGCGAGGCTGCTGTCCGCGGAATGGGCGGTCGCGTGAAGGGGCGTCAGACGGCATGGGTCGCGAGTGAGATGGGAACGGGGTGGAGGGTCAAGGATTTGATTTGACAGAACTGCCGGTTATAGCTAAATTAACAACATAGGAGATCCCCGTGCGATCCCTCTTCGTATCCACCCATCCAGGTTGTGGCAATACCCATACCGACGTTACCGAGGCTGTGACGAGATGTTGAACAGTATGACCGGGTTCGGGCAAGGGGAGTGTGTTACCTCCTCAAGACGGTACGTATGCGAACTGCAGTCGGTGAACCATCGGCATCTGGAGACGCGCGCTAGGCTTCCAAAGCGGCTTGGCGCCATGGAGTTACCAATCCAGAAGACCCTGCAGGGACGCTTTGCGCGAGGGCGGTTCGACGTGACGGTGCTGGAGGAGTTGACGGGTGAGCAGTCCTGCACGCTGCGCGTCAATCGTCCACTGGCCCACGCGTATCGTGACGCGATCAAAACGCTGCAGTCGGAACTCGGTCTGACGGGAGAGGTTACGTTGGAACTGTTGCTTTCCAGATCGGACCTGTTTGATCTGGAAGGAGAGAAACCGGGAGAGACGGATACCGACTGGCCGGCGGTCTCCACCGCGCTTGAGGGGGCGATGAACGCCCTCGCCGAGATGCGGCAGAAGGAGGGCAAGGCACTTGAGGCCGCCTTGCTCGGTTACCTGGACCTGGTTGAGGCGACCGTGGCCATGATCGTCGCCCGCGCGCCCGACGTGGTGCAAAGCTATAAGAACCGATTGGAGCTTCGACTCCAGCGCCTACTGGAAGGGAAGCCGGTCGATCCCGGACGGCTTGAACAGGAGGTTGCTATCCTGGCCGAGCGTTCGGACATCGCGGAAGAGACGACGCGGCTCACAAGCCATCTCCAGCAGTTTCTGGATCTTGTCCGGCAACCGGGTCCGCATGGCCGGCGGATGGAGTTCCTTTTGCAGGAGATGCAACGCGAGGCCAACACCATCGGCGCCAAGGCGAACGACGCCAAGACCTCGCATGATGTCATTACGCTCAAAAGCATTCTGGAACAGCTCCGGGAGCAGGTCCAGAATGTCGAATAGGAAGGGACGAACGCAGTGGCTGCAAAGTTGTTGAACGTCGGGTTCGGTAACGTGGTGGCGGTCGCCAGGATCGTCGCTATCGTCGACCCCGGCTCGGCCCCGATGAAGCGTTTGAAGGACGAGGCCAAGCAGGCCGGGAAACTGGTTGATGCCACCAACGGCAGGCGTACCCGGTCTATCATTGTGACCGATAGCGACCATATTGTGCTGTCAGCCATCCAGACCGAGACGATCGCACAGCGGTTCGAGGCCGATGCGCTATCCGATCGGCAGGGCAGGGGCGTGCGAGTAGAATGAATCGGCAACGGGTGATGGTGGTTGTGTCGGCCCCCTCTGGGGCCGGGAAGACCTCCTTGTGCCGGGAGGCCGCGCGGCGGCTACCGCGTCTGATTCACTCGGTTTCGTATACGACCCGCTCGCCCAGGCCGGATGAACAGGATGGGCGGGACTATCACTTTGTGAACGAGCCTACGTTCCGTAGAATGATTGAGGCGGGCGAATTTGCAGAGTGGGCAAGCGTACATGGTCAGCTCTATGGGACCAGCCGTTCGCTGCTGGAGAAGCAGTTCGCGGAAGGTCTTGATGTGATCCTTGATATCGATACGCAGGGTGCAGCCAAGCTCAGACAGGACTATCCGGCGGGGGTATTCGTGTTTGTCGTGCCCCCGGCCCTGGATCTCCTGGAAACCAGGCTCCGGCAGCGGCGGACCGACTCGGAGGATGAGATCCGCCGGCGCCTGGCCATGGCGAGAGAGGAGCTGCAGTACTACCGTCATTACCAGTATATTGTTGTGAACGATATCTTCGAAAAGGCCGTCAAGCAGCTTTGCTGCATTATCACTGCCGAACGAGCCCGAAAAGATCGAGTAGATCTCTCGTTTCTGGATGCGGGAATCGACTGAGGCAGGGAGGATCGTGGAGATGCCGCTTTTCCCTTTGGAACAACTGTTGACGCACGTAGACAGTAAATATCGCCTGGTCATCATCGCCGCCAAGCGCGCCAAGCAGTTGATGCGCGGCGGCGAGCACCTGATCGCTGCGAAGAGCATGAAGGCGACGTATATCGCCTTGGAGGAGATAGGTGCCGGGAAGCTGGCCTATGAGATGAAGGCCGTAGAGGGTGCGGGGGCCGTAGAGCTGGT
This genomic window contains:
- a CDS encoding nucleotidyltransferase, whose translation is MTLEQLLKDERDAILRIAVRHGAYNIRVFGSAARGEALEDSDIDLLVEFEPGRSLLDHTALVLELEELLGRKVDVVTEKGLYWLLRRRILKEARAL
- a CDS encoding Type I restriction modification DNA specificity domain protein, with the protein product MAGEWKQHEVSRLIDQGTLFIGDGYRAKNEELTTSGLPFARAGNVNGGFQFNDADHFPEENLARVGNKVSQPGDVVFTSKGTVGRFAFVRPDTARFVYSPQLCFWRSLDPSLIEPRFLFYWMFGREFFVQFKGVAGQTDMAEYVSLTDQRRMHIILPPPDEQRAIAQILGTLDDKIELNRRMSETLEAMARALFKSWFIDFDPVRARRGDPPWSPNGWAGTGACPYIRPTILDLFPDRFEDSDLGGIPAGWEVKPLPEAIEVNPTRPLRKGEIAPYLDMANMLTRGHSPDEVVDRPFGSGMRFVNGDTLVARITPCLENGKTAFVDFLTDGQVGWGSTEYIVLRPKPPLPAEFAYCLARSNGFRDFAIQSMTGSSGRQRVPAESLAHFRLVAVSKPIAELFGRLVKPLFARAGDAVKESRSLAALRDTLLPKLISGELRVTAAEAGVA
- a CDS encoding Phage protein Gp37/Gp68, translating into MSQSSIEWTESTWNPLTGCTKVNPGCKFCYAERMTNQSLRERFHLGEDKAAIASQIIAATIEAGLIKADESVGGSRKFARYLPFWA
- a CDS encoding Transposase IS200 like protein — encoded protein: MNRADMGRATTGGRPYNHATHRRRSIRLKDYDYSQAGAYFVTICMQDRVCLFGEVVEGKMRLNEAGRMVHAVCEELPVFYPGVDIDAFAVMPNHIHGVIVLTGADMVGATPCGRPDAGQAQGPAPTRLSLPDVVHRFKTLTTKRYADAVRDHGWPPFARRLWQHNYYEHIIRNEASLNRIRQYIVDNPARWAFDRDNPDAVTPELEDRWRT
- a CDS encoding type I deoxyribonuclease HsdR, encoding MADLRESTVEDAALSWLESLGWTVKHGLDIAPGVLFAERTDYGQVVLAQRLRDALARLNPELPAEALDDAFRKFARLEGPTLEARNRTLHRLLIEGFPVEYLQPSLRPSPSGRGGSEAEGEGSRLTYRIAKVIDFENPDANDWLAVNQFTVSENKHTRRPDIVLFVNGLPLAVIELKNPTDEEATIWTAFKQLQTYKAELPTLFAFNGLLIISDGVEARIGTLTAGREWFKPWRTVSGESLAESHLLELQILIEGVCDQQRFLDMVRDFIVFEDDGSGALMKKMAGYHQFHAVQVAVQETLRAARLQAEMTGVTQGTGRYETGRYPGGEPGDRRVGVVWHTQGSGKSLTMAFYAGRIIREPAMENPTLVVLTDRNDLDDQLFGTFSRCKDLLRQPPVQAESRAHLRELLSVAAGGVVFTTIQKFMPDVGAGPRAYPYSGQPQGVAPTLSDRRNIVVIADEAHRSQYDFIDGFARHMRDALPHASFIGFTGTPIELQDANTRAVFGDYISVYDIQRAVQDGATVPIYYESRLAKLALDEAERPKIDPEFEEVTEGEEVERKEKLKTKWAQLEAIVGAEKRLKIVAQDIVEHFEKRLEAMDGKAMIVCMSRRICVELYSELVRLRPNWAHDDDDKGAIKVVMTGSASDPPDWQPHIRNKPRREALANRFRDAANLLRIVLVRDMWLTGFDAPSLHTMYVDKPMRGHGLMQAIARVNRVFRDKPGGLVVDYLGLAHELKAALATYTESGGTGRTALDQNEAVAVMLEKYEVCCGLFGPITTPTGVVGGFDRSKWKTGTPQERLGLLPAAQEHILRQENGKDRCLLAVRKLSQAFALAVPHEEALRIRDDVAFFQAVQAVLAKRAPGETRPEEELDHAVRQIISRAVAPEGVVDIFAAAGLQKPDISILSDEFLAEVRGMPQRNLAVELLQKLLKGEIGIRRRKNVVQARSFAEMLEQTIRRYQNRAIEAAQVIEELIQLAKEMREANARGEALGLSEDELAFYDALETNDSAVKVLGDETLRAIARELVETVRNNVTIDWTLRENVRAQLRVLVKRILRKHGYPPDKQEKATQTVLEQARLLSAEWAVA